TCCCGAACTTGTTTCCCTTTTTGCCGGTGGTCGTTTTGTGGTGGGTTTTCGCATCGATATCCGGGTTGAGACGCAGCGCGACCCGGCCGACGCAGCCCAGTTCTCCCGCGATGGCTGCGATCGCATCCAGCTCGGCTTCACTCTCGACGTCAAACATCAGAATATCGGCCTGCAGAGCCTGGCGGATTTCTTCGTCCGTCTTGCCAACCCCTGCGAAAACCACACGTGTGGTGTCTGCTCCAGCCTGTTTTACTCGGAACAGTTCTCCACCGGAGACGACGTCGAAACTGCTGCCGGCGTCGTTCATGGTCTTGAGAATGCTCAGGTTACCGTTCGCTTTGACCGAGTAGCAGATGACCGGATCGACTTCGGCGAACGCATCCTGAATCTCTTTTAACCGCCCCAGGAAAGCCGATTTGGAGTAGATCCAGAGCGGAGTTCCAAATTCTTCTGCCAGTTGGGCAACAGGGACATTTTCACAGAACAGTTCATCGTTTTGGTAATGAAAGGCGGTCATTGCGTAACTTTCACGAGGCTAAAATCATCGTTAACAGAAAGAAAATCAACGCGCGAAGCAGCGAAGACGAAACAGGTGGCGGAAAGCCTGCTTAGGTGCAGGCTTTGTGTTTCGCCAGCAGTTCTGCGATTTGAACCGCATTGGTGGCGGCCCCTTTACGCAGGTTATCGCTGACGCACCAGAATGAGAGCCCGTTCGGATTCGAAATATCGCGGCGGATCCGTCCGATAAAGACTTCATCGCTGCCATCACAGTTCGAAGGGAGCGGGTATTCCAGTTTCTGCAGGTCGTCTACTACGGTGATTCCGGGGAATTCAGAGAAGAGCTTGCGGGCTTCTTCTGGTGAAATCGGGCGTTCGGTTTCGACCGTAATGGTTTCGCTGTGACAGTTGGCAACGGGAATCCGGACGCAGGTTGGATTGACCTGGATGGATTCATCACCAAGGATTTTACGGGTTTCGTACACCATCTTCATTTCTTCGCTGGTGTAGCCGTCTTCCTTTTCGCTGCCGATCTGAGGGATCGCATTGAAGGCGATCGGGTGAGGAAAGACCTGATATTCGTAGTCTTTTTCATCCAGATAGGCGCGTGAACCTTCCAGCAGATCGCTGGTGCCGGCAACCCCTGCTCCACTGGTTGCCTGGTACGTGCTGACGATTACGCGTTTCACAGGAGAAGCATCGTGCAGCGGCTTCAGGGCCATGACCATCTGAGTCGTCGAACAGTTGGGGCTGGCGATAATGCCTTTTGCTTCCAGGGCAGCTTCGGGATTGATTTCCGGAACGACAAGCGCCACTTCCGGCTTCATCCGCCAGTAAC
The genomic region above belongs to Gimesia chilikensis and contains:
- a CDS encoding aspartate-semialdehyde dehydrogenase, with product MFDTVAIIGATGAVGHIMRKLLEDRNFQAKQFRFLASARSAGKTLEFQGKTYTLEELTKDSFEGVELVIASTPDDVAAEFLPAAVEAGAIVIDESGYWRMKPEVALVVPEINPEAALEAKGIIASPNCSTTQMVMALKPLHDASPVKRVIVSTYQATSGAGVAGTSDLLEGSRAYLDEKDYEYQVFPHPIAFNAIPQIGSEKEDGYTSEEMKMVYETRKILGDESIQVNPTCVRIPVANCHSETITVETERPISPEEARKLFSEFPGITVVDDLQKLEYPLPSNCDGSDEVFIGRIRRDISNPNGLSFWCVSDNLRKGAATNAVQIAELLAKHKACT